In Capsicum annuum cultivar UCD-10X-F1 chromosome 11, UCD10Xv1.1, whole genome shotgun sequence, one genomic interval encodes:
- the LOC107848450 gene encoding dirigent protein 21, which produces MDKLFSTILLLILLLISIFIHGTNCHEFSRKLSKKTMGLKRQKLSHLHFYFHDQVSGKNPTAIKICNTSVTGFGLLAMIDDTLTIGPEPNSKLVGRAQGVYAQSSLNDDSLLMVFNFAFVEGKYNGSSLSVLGRNSVMLPLREMPVIGGSGVFRFAYGYAQAKTYSYNVKTGDAVSEYDVYVFHY; this is translated from the coding sequence ATGGATAAACTTTTTTCCACTATACTCCTACTCATTCTTCTCCTAATTTCAATCTTTATCCATGGAACAAACTGCCATGAATTCTCAAGAAAGTTATCCAAGAAAACAATGGGACTAAAAAGACAGAAACTTAGTCACCTCCACTTCTACTTCCATGACCAAGTGAGTGGCAAAAACCCTACAGCCATTAAAATATGCAACACATCAGTTACAGGATTTGGACTTTTGGCTATGATAGATGACACTTTAACCATTGGACCAGAACCAAATTCCAAATTAGTTGGAAGAGCACAAGGGGTTTATGCACAATCTTCATTGAATGATGATAGTTTGTTGATGGTTTTTAACTTTGCTTTTGTTGAAGGTAAGTATAATGGAAGTAGTTTAAGTGTATTGGGAAGAAATTCGGTGATGTTGCCACTTAGGGAGATGCCAGTTATTGGTGGAAGTGGGGTTTTTAGGTTTGCTTATGGTTATGCTCAGGCAAAGACTTATAGTTATAATGTCAAGACTGGTGATGCTGTTTCTGAGTATGATGTTTATGTCTTTCATTATTGA